In Arthrobacter sp. QXT-31, one genomic interval encodes:
- a CDS encoding peptidoglycan DD-metalloendopeptidase family protein → MPMTSSGGPRRQRRILSAAVALMLAASLGASAPAAFADELEDQQAALKEEAARVQQSLEFVDAKISKAAADLVIYRGQLPAAQQALLEAQGRVASAVKEVEALAARVDLAQQNKAKITQQLDADKQKIASTKKLIGQIATQAYKSGGVPSDLTLFFGSNNTGSLTETMDLADQALRSQNSAMDKLTQQNATNVNSQARLQAVEAEIKDLKAKADAALAKEKAARDEAAAKKAKVDKLIADTARLNKELEAAKPGIQKKLAGVKARQDAVAAEIKERDRRLREAWLAEQRRIAAAAAAAAKAKGEQPKPYVPPVAGPPSAFGLRNPFSGGVPITSGFGWRATPPGTIDFYGAGGYMHTGIDFGAACGTPVYAAAAGTVFSAGWADDGGGNNVKISHGVVQGNSLTTIYYHNTSVVVSSGQQVSQGQLIAYSGTTGNSTGCHSHFETWLNGEAVDPMRLL, encoded by the coding sequence ATGCCCATGACCAGTTCCGGCGGGCCCAGGCGCCAGCGCAGGATCCTCAGCGCCGCCGTGGCACTGATGCTGGCCGCAAGCCTCGGCGCGTCGGCTCCCGCCGCCTTCGCGGACGAGCTTGAAGACCAGCAGGCCGCACTGAAGGAAGAAGCCGCCCGGGTCCAGCAGTCACTCGAGTTCGTCGACGCCAAAATTTCCAAGGCTGCCGCCGACCTCGTGATCTACCGCGGACAGCTTCCGGCTGCCCAGCAGGCGCTCCTCGAGGCCCAGGGCCGGGTGGCCAGTGCGGTCAAGGAAGTGGAGGCCCTCGCTGCCAGGGTGGACCTCGCACAGCAGAACAAAGCCAAAATCACGCAGCAGCTCGATGCGGACAAGCAGAAGATTGCCAGCACCAAGAAGCTGATCGGCCAGATCGCGACGCAGGCTTACAAGTCGGGCGGTGTGCCCTCCGACCTCACGCTGTTCTTCGGTTCCAACAACACCGGCAGCCTCACTGAAACGATGGACCTGGCCGACCAGGCGCTGCGCAGCCAGAACTCCGCGATGGACAAGCTCACGCAGCAGAACGCCACCAACGTGAACTCGCAGGCCCGCCTGCAGGCGGTGGAAGCCGAGATCAAGGATCTCAAGGCCAAGGCCGACGCGGCGCTTGCCAAGGAGAAGGCTGCCCGTGACGAAGCCGCCGCCAAGAAGGCCAAGGTGGATAAGCTCATCGCCGACACCGCGCGCCTGAACAAGGAACTTGAGGCCGCCAAGCCCGGAATCCAGAAGAAGCTGGCCGGCGTCAAGGCGCGCCAGGACGCCGTCGCCGCCGAGATCAAAGAGCGTGACCGCAGGCTGCGCGAGGCGTGGCTCGCCGAGCAGCGGCGGATCGCCGCTGCCGCCGCCGCAGCGGCGAAGGCCAAGGGCGAGCAGCCCAAGCCTTACGTGCCGCCCGTGGCAGGTCCGCCGTCGGCCTTTGGCCTCCGCAACCCGTTCTCCGGCGGTGTGCCCATCACCTCCGGTTTTGGGTGGCGTGCGACGCCGCCCGGCACCATCGACTTCTACGGCGCCGGCGGATACATGCACACCGGCATCGACTTCGGTGCCGCCTGCGGCACTCCGGTTTATGCGGCCGCAGCCGGCACCGTCTTCTCCGCCGGCTGGGCGGATGACGGCGGCGGAAACAACGTCAAGATCTCGCACGGCGTGGTCCAGGGCAACTCGCTGACGACGATCTACTACCACAACACCAGCGTGGTGGTCTCATCGGGACAGCAGGTCAGCCAGGGCCAGCTCATCGCCTACTCGGGCACCACCGGCAATTCCACGGGCTGCCACTCGCACTTTGAGACATGGCTGAACGGCGAGGCCGTTGACCCGATGCGCCTGCTCTGA
- the smpB gene encoding SsrA-binding protein SmpB: MPKESGRKVVATNRKARHDYHVLDTYEAGIALMGTEVKSLREGHASMVDGFCMFYNDELWMEGIHIPEYNQGSWTNHAARRRRKLLLHREELTKISHKIRESGFTIVPLQLYFLDGRAKVEIGIARGKKDYDKRQTLREQQDKREALRAMRERNRR, from the coding sequence GTGCCCAAAGAAAGTGGCCGTAAAGTCGTGGCCACCAACCGGAAGGCCCGGCACGACTATCATGTCCTGGATACCTACGAGGCCGGGATCGCACTGATGGGGACAGAGGTGAAGTCCCTTCGCGAAGGTCACGCATCCATGGTGGACGGGTTCTGCATGTTCTACAACGACGAGCTCTGGATGGAAGGCATCCACATCCCTGAATATAACCAGGGCAGCTGGACCAACCATGCGGCTCGGCGGCGGCGGAAACTCCTGCTGCACCGCGAGGAACTCACCAAGATCTCGCATAAGATCCGTGAATCGGGCTTCACTATTGTTCCGCTGCAGCTGTACTTCCTGGACGGCCGCGCCAAGGTGGAAATCGGAATCGCCCGCGGTAAGAAGGACTACGACAAGCGCCAGACGCTCCGCGAGCAGCAGGACAAGCGCGAGGCCCTGCGGGCCATGCGGGAACGCAACCGCCGGTAG
- a CDS encoding IS481 family transposase: MSKNKVIVLAVLEGGMSKSEAARRYGVGRQWVHELLARYAAEGDAGLAPRSRRPRTNPQATDPDVRARILALRAELTKKGLDAGAETIAAHLEREGRTPPARSTIHRILRAAGTVAPEPRKRPRSSLRRFTAAQPNEMWQSDFTYWTLADRTEVEILDFIDDHSRYLLHLTAHPKVTGTVVTDAFLDTAQEHGLPASTLTDNGLVYTTRLAGGRGGRNAFETLIASLGITQKNGRPSHPQTQGKIERFHQTLKKWLKNQPEAHTIADLNELLAKFRHVYNHERPHRALKRRTPSGAYAATPKAAPAIAAQGEHWRIRTDRVDADGKVTLRHAGRLRHLGIGRAHKHKRIILLVRDTDATAVEHGTGEILAEFTINPARGYQPKKQNTPGPKTGGVVDVSGHL; the protein is encoded by the coding sequence ATGTCGAAGAACAAGGTCATCGTCCTGGCCGTACTTGAGGGCGGAATGTCCAAATCAGAGGCTGCCCGACGCTATGGCGTCGGCCGCCAATGGGTCCACGAACTCCTTGCCAGGTACGCGGCCGAGGGCGACGCGGGCCTGGCGCCCCGTTCCCGCAGACCCCGCACCAACCCACAGGCCACGGACCCGGACGTACGCGCCCGCATCCTCGCGCTGCGCGCCGAGCTGACCAAAAAAGGGCTCGACGCCGGCGCCGAGACCATCGCCGCGCACCTCGAACGCGAAGGCCGAACCCCGCCGGCCAGATCTACGATCCACCGCATCCTGCGCGCCGCAGGCACCGTGGCCCCGGAACCGCGCAAGCGGCCCCGTTCCTCACTGCGCCGCTTCACCGCCGCCCAACCCAATGAGATGTGGCAATCCGACTTCACCTACTGGACCCTGGCCGACCGCACCGAGGTGGAGATCCTGGACTTCATCGACGACCACTCCCGCTACCTGCTCCACCTCACCGCCCACCCCAAAGTCACCGGAACCGTCGTAACCGATGCCTTCCTGGACACCGCACAAGAGCACGGCCTGCCCGCCTCCACGCTCACCGACAACGGCCTGGTCTACACCACCCGCCTCGCCGGCGGGCGCGGCGGACGCAACGCCTTCGAAACCCTCATCGCGTCCCTGGGCATCACGCAGAAGAACGGCCGCCCCAGTCACCCCCAGACCCAGGGCAAGATCGAACGTTTCCACCAGACCCTCAAAAAATGGCTCAAAAACCAGCCCGAGGCCCACACCATCGCCGACCTGAACGAGCTCCTGGCCAAGTTCCGCCACGTCTACAACCACGAACGGCCACACCGGGCCCTCAAACGCCGCACACCTTCCGGGGCCTACGCAGCGACCCCCAAGGCTGCACCGGCCATCGCCGCCCAAGGGGAACACTGGCGGATCCGCACCGACCGCGTCGATGCCGACGGAAAGGTCACCCTCCGCCACGCCGGACGCCTCCGGCACCTCGGCATCGGCCGCGCCCACAAGCACAAACGCATCATCCTGCTCGTCAGAGACACCGACGCCACCGCCGTCGAACACGGCACCGGCGAAATCCTCGCCGAGTTCACCATCAACCCCGCCCGCGGCTACCAGCCGAAAAAACAAAACACCCCCGGTCCGAAGACCGGGGGTGTCGTCGATGTCTCGGGACATCTGTAG
- a CDS encoding IS3 family transposase — MTVQALIALKADFSLPVLLQVSGLARSTFFYHQARLLAPDPQEEPKSSIMDIFKKNHGRYGHRRVQRELLNQGWTVAKKTVLKIMRALGLVCKVRQRKRHNSYQGEQGTAAPNLLNREFDATAPNQKWVTDVTEFSVGDRKLYLSPVMDLFDRQIISYSIGLSPNLEPTNSSLRNALTTLDSGQKPLVHSDQGFQYRHTSWRTLLEGAGAVQSMSRKGNCYDNAVIENFFGHLKEELFHHVRFLNTDALATALHEYIRWYNTERISTKLKGLSPVQYRAQALVA, encoded by the coding sequence GTGACGGTTCAGGCTCTCATCGCCCTCAAGGCGGACTTCTCTCTTCCGGTTCTGCTGCAGGTCTCAGGTCTTGCCCGATCCACGTTCTTCTATCACCAGGCCCGGCTCCTGGCCCCTGACCCGCAAGAGGAACCCAAGTCCTCCATCATGGACATCTTCAAGAAGAACCATGGCCGTTACGGGCACCGCCGCGTGCAGAGGGAACTGCTCAACCAAGGCTGGACGGTCGCGAAGAAAACGGTGCTGAAGATAATGCGCGCACTCGGGCTTGTCTGCAAGGTCCGGCAGCGGAAGCGCCACAACTCCTACCAAGGCGAACAGGGCACTGCCGCGCCGAACCTGCTGAACCGGGAGTTCGACGCCACTGCCCCGAACCAGAAGTGGGTCACTGATGTGACAGAGTTCAGCGTCGGAGACCGCAAGCTCTACCTCTCGCCGGTCATGGACCTCTTTGACCGGCAGATCATCTCGTACTCCATCGGCCTGTCGCCAAACCTGGAGCCCACCAACAGTTCACTGCGTAATGCACTGACAACGCTCGACAGCGGGCAGAAACCGCTCGTACATTCAGACCAGGGATTCCAGTACCGGCACACCTCGTGGCGGACGCTCCTGGAGGGCGCCGGCGCCGTCCAATCAATGTCCCGCAAAGGCAACTGCTACGACAACGCCGTGATCGAGAACTTCTTTGGACACCTCAAGGAAGAGCTCTTCCACCACGTCCGGTTCCTCAACACCGATGCACTGGCTACGGCACTGCACGAATACATCCGCTGGTACAACACCGAGAGAATCTCCACAAAGCTAAAGGGCCTGAGCCCGGTGCAATACCGTGCTCAGGCCCTTGTGGCCTAG
- a CDS encoding helix-turn-helix domain-containing protein, translating to MAKPKQSYSFDFKLALVERFLAGETAPDLAAEAGLSSPGLVKTWARAYRREGVDALRPKPKGRPRKPDAPPPAETSELERLRRENERLRAEVAYLGKLRALRAQKQR from the coding sequence GTGGCTAAACCGAAACAGTCGTATTCGTTCGACTTCAAGCTCGCGCTGGTGGAACGGTTCCTCGCGGGTGAGACTGCCCCGGATCTGGCAGCCGAGGCTGGATTGTCTTCGCCGGGATTGGTGAAGACGTGGGCTCGTGCCTATCGTCGCGAAGGCGTGGATGCCTTGCGCCCCAAGCCCAAAGGCCGACCCCGGAAGCCCGACGCCCCACCGCCGGCGGAGACGTCCGAATTGGAGCGGTTGCGGCGGGAGAACGAGCGGTTGCGGGCGGAAGTGGCCTACCTGGGAAAATTGCGGGCCTTGAGGGCTCAAAAACAACGGTGA
- a CDS encoding ATP-binding protein has translation MSTNTMTPPLADTSVENVIALMRTTRMPHARAVVADVLATAKAQRWDPTEVVRVLLEAEATGRNASMLATRRKRAGFPTGKTFDVWDEALSTLPPATTSFLRTLEWVRRRENLIACGPSGTGKTLLLEALGQQAIDQGMSVSWLSMEDLGALVRRHRIDDSVNKAITRATNVDLICIDDIGLLPVSADAAEGFYRVVEASYEKRSLAISSNIHPSGFDELMPKTIATATVDRLMHHAHLCQTSGESVRLMQAQNGKGTRPMN, from the coding sequence ATGAGCACTAACACCATGACCCCGCCCCTGGCCGACACGTCCGTAGAGAACGTGATCGCGCTGATGCGCACCACCCGGATGCCGCACGCCCGCGCTGTCGTCGCCGACGTCCTGGCCACCGCGAAAGCCCAACGCTGGGACCCCACCGAAGTCGTGCGCGTCCTGCTCGAAGCCGAAGCCACCGGCCGGAACGCCTCGATGCTCGCCACCCGCCGCAAACGCGCCGGCTTCCCCACCGGGAAGACCTTCGACGTCTGGGACGAAGCCCTCTCCACCCTCCCGCCGGCAACAACATCGTTTCTGCGGACCCTGGAATGGGTCCGGCGGCGTGAAAACCTGATTGCCTGCGGGCCCTCCGGCACCGGCAAGACCCTGCTCCTGGAAGCGCTCGGCCAGCAAGCCATCGACCAAGGCATGTCCGTGTCCTGGCTCAGCATGGAAGACCTCGGCGCCCTTGTCCGCCGGCACCGCATCGATGACAGCGTCAACAAAGCCATCACCCGGGCCACCAACGTCGACCTGATCTGCATTGACGACATAGGCCTCTTGCCGGTTTCTGCCGACGCCGCCGAGGGCTTCTACCGCGTCGTCGAGGCCTCCTACGAGAAACGCTCCCTGGCGATCAGCTCGAACATCCACCCCTCCGGATTCGACGAGCTCATGCCCAAAACCATCGCCACCGCAACCGTGGACCGGCTCATGCACCACGCCCACCTCTGCCAAACCAGCGGCGAGTCCGTCCGGCTCATGCAAGCCCAAAACGGGAAAGGAACCCGCCCCATGAACTAA